A genomic stretch from Strongyloides ratti genome assembly S_ratti_ED321, chromosome : 1 includes:
- a CDS encoding EB domain and Cysteine-rich repeat-containing protein produces the protein MINIYKYFCFILPLIQYGYGQSCANNMIKLGAGVSCQNDLTCRNMAIGFFCYQGTCCQLLNAPSGSYGSSCSYNSQCTIANSECVNNICYCTSGYNFNGVSCQYGSSISTPIYDGNQCGFNQVSINNQCFQTVLYGQFCTYNQQCNYYGGICTSRYCKCTTGLIFNGQACVTDPDYPFDQPSVICGSNQVQINGKCYMKVSQGGACLYNEQCYTSSNIAMLCQSGKCQQSNLNPGIGGGVLPTSVCQVPGATPEIVNGAYKNCLYTTCSSGYRCEYNTVVNGGQYICCGTSSTTPGNGAYGNVKMYLNYNIPLDCRNLNSCTFVDYPYCVMSARYGHKVCCSTMYCQ, from the exons atgattaatatttataaatatttttgcttTATTTTACCTTTAATTCAATATGGTTATGGGCAAAGTTGTGctaataatatgataaaactTGGTGCAGGTGTTTCATGTCAAAATGATTTAACCTGTAGAAATATGGCTATTGGATTTTTCTGTTACCAAGGAACATGTTGCCAACTTTTAAATg caCCTTCTGGATCATATGGATCATCATGTTCATATAACTCACAATGTACTATTGCTAATTCTGAATgtgttaataatatttgttattgtACCTCaggatataattttaatggaGTATCATGTCAATATGGATCATCTATAAGTACTCCTATCTATGATGGTAATCAATGTGGATTTAATCAAGTTTCTATTAATAATCAATGTTTCCAAACTGTTCTTTATGGACAATTTTGTACTTACAATCAACAATGTAACTATTATGGTGGTATTTGTACTAGTAGATACTGTAAATGTACTACtggattaatttttaatggaCAGGCATGTGTTACAGATCCAGATTATCCATTTGATCAGCCATCTGTAATTTGTGGATCAAATCAAGTACAAATTAATGGAAAATGCTATATGAAAGTTAGCCAAGGTGGTGCTTGTCTTTATAATGAACAATGTTATACTTCATCAAATATTGCCATGTTATGTCAATCAGGAAAATGTCAACAATCAAATTTAAATCCAGGAATTGGAGGTGGAGTTTTACCAACTAGTGTATGTCAAGTACCTGGAGCAACTCCAGAAATTGTTAATGGTGCTTACAAAAATTGTCTCTACACAACATGTAGTTCAGGATATAGATGTGAATATAATACAGTTGTCAATGGTGGTCAATATATATGTTGCGGAACTTCATCAACAACACCAGGAAATGGTGCTTACGGAAATGTAAAAATGTACCTTAACTATAATATTCCATTGGATTGTAGAAATTTAAACAGTTGTACATTTGTTGATTACCCATATTGTGTTATGTCAGCACGTTATGGACACAAAGTGTGTTGTAGCACAATGTACTGTCAATAA
- a CDS encoding E3 ubiquitin-protein ligase UBR5: MGENPQILLFGYPLNGPNDHILIDRIKEVLQHKNTKGIDAAKFLNEYTINSIKQFIVGPNYLGFLFKDGNVGRIPYGIEKVKIENKNKKDNDADGGNLQISSGNGSSSNTGGSNNPMSFNSDTANSRNARLRRVMMSARRGGGRGIFIERTRPMLPASAIPEEMIAQAQVVLQGKSREVIIRELQRTNLNVNEAVNNLLSRDEDEDFDEMADAYLPEELLSLIDAGFPEVHAALEGDGLSENALDYFMGATFNRRRIERVERKDNRDSATPEVTQDTFTIKSNLSFWCGEVGKFPKGVKKFLKIVSLQTHMIALGDNGMMYNWNWKENTIGDLEPSLIGEKIRKDAKENAIIVDIESCAWTCVVCLSNNKVASYIDEEYSGKRLSDKLYIPPLSLPDGETVISMRCSPLFSVIQTTNGLYWFGLVPFQDRRKLYEKNKSRTSKCSDDSNKDEINVGSEIVLKTSPLYAAGSIGINFSSGSPQVGILQEAAWTLTEHCRFKIVPFQDYDKYSDEELSKEITGSIDLSIRKRAAPSDETVSSGNQPSIGSTYKEMAWSIDETVFLKEEATKITAVVHIVDEGLIGVVFNHSDNGGNKNPKMRLLKKDDVVLYNPESNTRSPQAFQRQLTKIPLSSSYQKKLQTFMCDSQNIRMLIEKRGKVNLIRLSVFGKVLSEHILPICSEALSAGSNKQTSLLNYGEEGWVTLTDSQGQLVPLVRNYANGFKEPVFLPFSTGTITSVGCKYDVDKTYSTRVIHSIPEVMKDSKWTEKSSGGTRMGVIAIIMSSSPDQTQPSVEPLMDSILCCNLESVKKSLDDLNNCNDDNIIRNEILKSRTGGNKNIFHAAVMGAFALSNKDQMDKDVTDLPSAMASIVDKSKKQDDDSMDVDDGPIKGLNKTVSCVRQRQSNSIEIVKLLCNDSNVEKYLSELFSMKDISGMTPFMSAIHHKAYSAALTIWETIEKSFHKNSKNSFMPYIFPAGSKPDDNPMFILAYNDVCSFTWTGENHIHQDIYECKTCGLTNSLCCCTECAYTCHRNHDCKIKRTSPTAYCDCWQKIKCTSLVGGNQAKRKTLFKDLLKKTNLVNYVNGKNEHILVFLAKTIGRQQEEQDFNSPMTNRRQNNAGGGDKSSTPDSNSEPPKFAKQAMAMCLRDFNAIKSLLTLEIIKCPADLPISDETFFLTSQSGCNQLDRFMFALLAKCPESHLDDLITTLIYQHNNTKTKDNDIEDLVHRLIRSAVRILTLLCVLSPQAVTLCVTANSTNNLTTMTSSIAAITTDKSDRRGGPFQAIAISGMLSFVHSQSLRTNSQTKKDRPRLMMSNVILKCRRMFQALLPQSIYEIIKAAEALVLPLKNGLVKKNLIFSSSSNDAIENIEKYLDNEITFAQTFLNEESQFSIGHRKRLISRRDGGEEAPTPLNENGSQDNISSDDEESWSDEEIDNGDRNVNEGVMSDDGDANNDEGRSFDSTGELSSHGSDDDDDDDEEEDDDGDNEVGDVIEFNMNDPLNETVDVELDEEEESENNAEDESEEEAEDDEETMVDSEQVNFDEHMERDNYGDDETNEAPDSVNDNNEQSAMEIDSNPPAISNLIVHSSSTNDTNARNSSSNIQTNGDSNTASSSNRDPRRRTGQTAATSDTPAEGGNGNNEANSNNSTLSRTLRFTDNNLTSGESHKVSYKAENQLSVAFAALIKIVNNLMVLLKNYNTFSSVEHKGIPVMQILSKDQLLESYNFIETRLNPIWIWLDSIMDYFEAKIRYSNAVLNHPIGSSAYGSHFIDNDRTGSVKTLKLERRNAIRNKNRKVISPKDDSEVVSPRKEFMQYLLSILRSSSNENGDNFNPTDEQSMLPYAFIAEGYLSFGQAVENLLSEKVKKDQIDLDTSESDNKIKEFFQRSSEFLYPGACLTAPFHSMKYDAKDAMPLAVNPALLTPESDKSSLYGLPTSERTCIDYINLYTDIGIQKPTHQSIVGFINRSPKKNKQSSSLDQMLDTTKYIKTNNRSTSGPTTRQSLKKQKTKNIGVSKSTFSYVDLLTENNLSQENMLQVKLTRWASSLQLMARKFNDDFSPFFGSEHSYSVLINELSTFYVREREFKKKMEKTTNIQTKDLTFNVHRDPHVLIYQTFNQLNQQYAKRTGFAALQKYNPSYNTTASVALTTQQVAISLDTNAICKVRDESGGASSVGTSHKNGSLACKSVKVTFHNEPGEGSGVARSFYTALGEAFTTMKFLPMKGMTGMIDAQDKKDKSSGSNNESNSRRRSANRSGNLGLNRRNRIPFNLPIVCHPFYPLEERNRNDNDSQPLNDFIFDDTINGNGIRLLPKVREISSELANKITGMILTLPTSSVMVLLDNEDLLRQQVIDCVNLLTSSGVGNNDYGPPESAPAQNISQPEPETKAPTSPVKKNSTTEVFDYESSDIKPLFYKASKNGNYTVNPGLNSPGRLNAFRNVGRLIGICLQQGEILPILFSRHIFKYILDKPINWYDFAFYDPAMFNSLRSLAYDNNEHCGFSDSYFNDLDMSFVIDLPPEEGGSTIQLKEGGMDAVVTRENVAEYIYLYVNARLLGKHIFALEAIKQGVYDVLPRNALNNFNPEDLRLMLCGTYEINMTLMQSSTSFLNESTAAQDDLDSFKEMFWSVVMKLSREEMQDLLFFWTGTPTLPSKKEGFQPAPTVMIRPPENSRLPTANTCISRLYMPLYSNKKILKQRLCLAIKAKNFGFV, encoded by the exons ATGGGGGAGAATCCacaaatattactttttggATATCCTTTAAATGGTCCCAATgatcatattttaattgacAG AATTAAAGAAGTTTTACAGCATAAGAATACAAAAGGTATTGATGCagcaaaatttttaaatgaatatacGATTAATAGTATCAAACAATTTATTGTTGGTCCTAATTATTTAGGATTTCTTTTTAAGGATGGAAATGTTGGTAGAATACCTTATGGTATTGAAAAAGTAAagatagaaaataaaaataaaaaagataatgatGCGGATGGTGGGAATTTGCAGATTTCTTCAGGAAATGGATCATCTAGTAATACAGGTGGGAGTAACAACCCTATGTCATTCAATTCAGATACTGCTAATTCGAGAAATGCTAGACTGCGGCGTGTAATGATGTCAGCAAGAAGAGGAGGTGGTCGTGGTATTTTTATTGAACGAACAAGACCTATGCTTCCAGCTTCTGCTATTCCTGAAGAAATGATTGCTCAAGCTCAAGTTGTTTTACAAGGAAAATCTAGAGAAGTTATTATTAGAGAATTACAACGAACAAATCTTAATGTAAATGAAGcagtaaataatttattatctaGAGATGAAGACGAAGATTTTGATGAAATGGCTGATGCGTATCTTCCTGAAGAATTGTTATCTCTTATTGACGCTGGATTTCCTGAAGTACATGCAGCTTTAGAGGGTGATGGTTTGAGCGAAAATGCTTTGGATTATTTTATGGGTGCTACTTTTAATAGGCGTCGTATTGAAAGAGTTGAAAGGAAAGATAATAGAGATTCAGCAACCCCGGAAGTTACACAAGATACATTTACTATTAAATCAAATCTCTCTTTTTGGTGTGGTGAAGTAGGTAAATTTCCTAAGggagttaaaaaatttttaaaaattgttagcCTTCAAACACATATGATTGCCTTAGGTGACAACGGGATGATGTACAATTGGAACTGGAAAGAAAATACAATCGGTGATTTAGAACCTTCTTTAATTGGagaaaaaattagaaaagaTGCTAAAGAAAATGCTATAATTGTTGATATTGAATCATGTGCATGGACATGTGTTGTTTGTCTTAGTAATAACAAAGTGGCATCTTATATTGATGAAGAATATAGTGGTAAACGTTTATCTGATAAATTGTATATTCCTCCTTTATCTTTACCTGATGGAGAAACAGTTATAAGTATGCGATGTTCACCTTTATTTTCTGTTATTCAAACAACTAATGGATTATATTGGTTTGGACTTGTACCATTTCAAGATCGTCGAAAGTTATATGAAAAGAACAAAAGTAGAACAAGTAAATGTTCAGATGATTCTAACAAAGATGAAATTAATGTTGGAAGTGAAATTGTTCTTAAGACATCTCCCTTATATGCAGCAGGTTCAATAGGAATAAACTTTTCTTCTGGTTCACCTCAAGTTGGTATTTTACAGGAAGCTGCATGGACTTTAACAGAACATTGTCGTTTTAAGATTGTACCATTTCAAGATTATGATAAGTATAGTGATGAAGAGTTATCTAAAGAGATCACCGGATCTATTGACC TTTCGATTCGAAAACGTGCTGCTCCTTCAGATGAAACAGTTTCTTCCGGAAATCAACCTTCTATAGGATCTACATATAAAGAAATGGCCTGGTCAATTGATGAAactgtatttttaaaagaagaaGCTACTAAAATTACAGCTGTTGTTCATATC gtTGATGAAGGACTTATTGGTGTAGTTTTTAATCATTCAGATAATGGTGGAAATAAAAATCCTAAAATGCGTTTGTTAAAGAAAGATGATGTTGTTCTTTACAATCCTGAATCTAATACAAGATCACCACAAGCTTTTCAAAGgcaattaacaaaaattccATTGTCATCATCATATCAAAAAAAGCTTCAAACATTTATGTGTGATTCTCAGAACATAAGAATGCTTATAGAAAAACGAGGaaaagttaatttaataaGACTTTCTGTTTTTGGAAAGGTACTTTCTGAACATATTTTACCTATTTGTAGTGAAGCATTATCGGCAGGATCTAATAAACAAACATCATTGTTGAATTATGGTGAAGAAGGATGGGTTACATTAACAGATAGTCAGGGTCAACTTGTTCCACTTGTAAGAAATTATGCAAATGGTTTTAAGGAACCTGTATTTTTACCATTTTCTACAGGAACGATAACATCTGTTGGTTGCAAATATGATGTTGATAAAACTTACTCAACAAGAGTCATTCATTCAATTCCAGAAGTTATGAAAGATTCAAAATGGACAGAAAAAAGTTCTGGTGGTACGCGTATGGGAGTTATTGCAATTATTATGTCTAGTTCACCAGACCAGACGCAACCTTCTGTTGAACCTCTTATGGATTCAATTCTTTGTTGTAATCTTGAAAGTGTTAAAAAATCTCTTGATGActtaaataattgtaatgatgataatattattagaaatgAAATTCTTAAGTCTAGAACTGgtggaaataaaaatatctttcaTGCTGCTGTAATGGGAGCTTTTGCTTTATCAAACAAAGATCAAATGGATAAAGATGTTACTGATCTTCCATCAGCTATGGCTTCCATTGTTGATAAATCTAAAAAACAAGATGATGATTCTATGGATGTAGACGATGGTCCTATTAAAGGATTAAATAAAACTGTATCATGTGTTAGACAAAGACAGTCAAATTCAATTGAGATTGTTAAATTACTTTGTAATGATTCTAatgttgaaaaatatttatctgaGTTATTTTCAATGAAAGATATTAGCGGTATGACTCCATTTATGTCGGCAATTCATCATAAGGCTTATTCAGCAGCTTTAACAATTTGGGAAACtattgaaaaaagttttcataaaaatagtaaaaattcttttatgcCTTATATATTTCCAGCTGGTTCTAAACCAGATGATAACCCTATGTTTATACTTGCCTACAATGACGTTTGTTCTTTTACATGGACGGGTGAGAATCATATCCATCAAGATATATATGAATGTAAAACATGTGGACTTACTAATTCATTGTGTTGTTGTACAGAGTGTGCATATACGTGTCATAGAAATCATGACTGTAAAATTAAACGAACATCTCCAACTGCTTATTGTGATTGTTggcaaaaaataaaatgtacaTCACTTGTAGGTGGAAATCAAGCCAAACGAAAAACACTTTTTAAAGATCttcttaaaaaaacaaatctTGTTAATTATGTAAATGGAAAAAATGAACATATACTTGTGTTTTTGGCAAAGACAATTGGAAGACAACAAGAGGAACAAGATTTTAATAGTCCAATGACTAATAGAAGACAGAATAATGCTGGTGGTGGTGATAAATCTTCAACACCTGATAGCAATTCTGAACCACCAAAATTTGCTAAACAAGCTATGGCAATGTGTCTTCGTGATTTTAATGCCATAAAATCTCTTTTAACActagaaattattaaatgtcCAGCTGATTTACCTATTTCTGATGAAACATTTTTCCTTACTTCACAATCAGGTTGTAACCAATTGGATCGTTTTATGTTTGCTTTGTTAGCTAAATGTCCAGAATCTCATCTTGATGATTTAATTACAACATTAATATACCAacataataatacaaaaacaaAAGATAATGATATTGAAGATCTTGTTCATAGATTAATAAGATCAGCAGTAagaattttaacattattatgtGTTTTATCACCACAAGCTGTTACTTTATGTGTTACTGCAAATTCTACAAATAATTTGACAACCATGACAAGCAGCATTGCTGCCATAACAACAGACAAAAGTGATAGACGTGGAGGACCTTTTCAGGCTATTGCAATTTCAGGAATGCTTTCTTTTGTTCATTCACAGTCATTAAGAACTAATAGTCAAACCAAAAAAGATAGACCTCGTCTTATGATGTCgaatgtaatattaaaatgtagaAGAATGTTCCAAGCTTTGTTACCGCAATCAAtttatgaaataattaaagCTGCAGAAGCACTTGTTTTACCACTTAAAAATGGATTAGTAAAAAAGaatcttattttttcttcatcatcaaatgatgcaattgaaaatattgaaaaatactTAGATAATGAAATAACTTTTGcacaaacttttttaaatgaagaaTCACAATTTTCTATTGGTCACAGAAAACGCCTTATCAGTAGAAGAGATGGTGGAGAAGAAGCTCCAACCccattaaatgaaaatggtTCACAGGATAATATTAGTTCTGATGATGAAGAAAGTTGGTCTGATGAAGAAATTGATAATGGTGATAGAAATGTTAATGAAGGTGTGATGTCAGATGATGGTGATGCTAATAACGATGAAGGAAGATCTTTTGATAGTACAGGAGAATTAAGTTCACATGGTTCAGATGACGATGATGATGACGACGAGGAAGAAGATGATGATGGAGACAATGAAGTTGGTGATGTCATCGAATTTAATATGAATGATCCTCTAAATGAAACTGTTGATGTAGAGTTAGATGAAGAGGAAGAGTCAGAAAATAATGCTGAAGATGAAAGTGAGGAAGAAGCTGAGGATGATGAAGAAACGATGGTTGATTCAGAACAAGTTAATTTCGATGAACATATGGAAAGAGACAATTATGGTGATGACGAAACTAATGAAGCTCCTGATTCTGTTAATGACAATAATGAACAATCTGCTATGGAAATAGATAGTAATCCACCAGCAATCAGCAATTTAATTGTACATAGTTCATCAACTAATGATACTAATGCAAGAAATAGTAGTAGTAATATACAAACCAATGGAGATTCTAATACTGCCTCTTCTTCAAATAGAGATCCAAGACGAAGAACTGGTCAAACTGCTGCCACTTCTGATACCCCTGCTGAAGGAGGAAATGGAAACAATGAAGCAAATTCTAATAATAGTACACTTTCTAGAACTTTACGTTTTACTGATAATAATCTAACATCTGGAGAGTCTCATAAAGTTTCATACAAAGCAGAGAATCAACTTTCTGTTGCTTTTGCTGcacttataaaaattgttaataatcTTATGGTCTTACTAAAAAACTATAATACTTTTAGTTCTGTAGAACATAAAGGTATTCCTGTAATGCAAATTTTAAGTAAGGATCAATTACTTgaatcatataattttattgaaactCGTCTTAATCCAATATGGATATGGTTAGATTCTATTATGGATTACTTTGAGGCAAAAATTCGTTATTCAAATGCTGTGTTAAATCATCCAATTGGTAGTAGTGCTTATGGAAGTCACTTTATTGATAATGACAGAACTGGATCTGTTAAGACATTAAAACTTGAAAGACGAAATGctattagaaataaaaatagaaaagtGATTTCACCAAAAGATGATTCAGAAGTTGTTTCACCAAGAAAAGAATTTATGCAATatcttttatcaattttacgCTCATCTTCAAATGAGAATGGTGATAATTTTAATCCAACAGATGAACAATCAATGTTACCTTACGCTTTTATTGCTGAAGGATACCTTTCATTTGGGCAAGCTGTTGAAAATCTTCTTAGTGAAAAAGTAAAGAAAGATCAAATTGATTTAGATACATCAGAAAGTGATAATAAGATAAAGGAATTTTTCCAAAGAAGTTCAGAATTTCTTTATCCAGGTGCATGTCTTACTGCTCCATTTCATTCAATGAAATATGATGCAAAAGATGCAATGCCTCTTGCAGTTAACCCCGCTTTACTTACTCCAGAATCTGATAAATCTTCTTTATACGGTTTACCCACTTCTGAGAGAACATGTATTGATTATATAAATCTTTATACTGATATTGGCATACAGAAACCTACTCATCAGTCAATTGTTGGATTCATTAATAGATCACcaaagaaaaataaacaatCATCTTCATTAGATCAAATGTTAGATACAACTAAGTATATTAAGACTAACAATCGGTCTACATCAGGGCCAACAACAAGACAATCAttaaagaaacaaaaaaCTAAGAATATAGGAGTATCTAAATCAACCTTTAGTTATGTTGATTTATTAacagaaaataatttatctcaAGAAAATATGCTTCAAGTTAAACTTACAAGATGGGCATCATCTTTACAATTAATGGCTAGGAAATTTAATGATGATTTTTCTCCATTCTTTGGAAGTGAACATTCATACTCtgtattaataaatgaacTTTCAACATTTTATGTACGTGAAAGggaatttaagaaaaaaatggaaaaaacTACTAATATTCAAACAAAAGACTTAACATTTAATGTTCATAGAGATCCTCATGTTCTTATTTATCAAACATTTAATCAACTTAACCAACAATATGCCAAAAGGACCGGGTTTGCAGCTCTTCAAAAATATAACCCAAGTTACAATACTACTGCTAGTGTTGCTTTAACAACACAACAAGTAGCAATATCACTTGATACAAATGCTATTTGTAAAGTTAGAGATGAAAGTGGTGGTGCTTCATCTGTTGGAACATCACATAAAAATGGATCATTAGCTTGTAAATCTGTTAAAGTTACTTTCCATAATGAACCTGGTGAAGGAAGTGGTGTAGCTAGGAGTTTTTATACAGCTCTTGGTGAAGCTTTTACAACTATGAAATTTTTACCAATGAAAGGTATGACTGGTATGATAGATGCACaagataaaaaagataaatcaTCAGGATCAAATAATGAATCTAATAGCCGTAGACGTTCTGCAAATAGAAGTGGAAATCTTGGATTAAATAGAAGAAATAGAATTCCATTTAATCTTCCAATTGTATGTCATCCATTTTATCCTCTTGAAGAAAGAAATAGAAATGATAATGATAGTCAAccattaaatgattttatttttgatgatACAATAAATGGAAATGGTATAAGATTACTACCTAAAGTTCGTGAAATATCGTCTGAATTGGCTAACAAAATTACTGGAATGATATTAACTTTACCAACTAGTTCTGTTATGGTTTTATTAGATAATGAAGATTTGTTAAGACAACAAGTAATTGATTGTGTTAATCTTCTTACATCATCTGGAGTTGGTAATAATGATTATGGTCCACCAGAAAGTGCACCAGCGCAAAATATATCTCAACCTGAACCAGAAACAAAAGCACCAACATCACCTGTAAAGAAAAATTCTACTACTGAAGTGTTTGATTATGAAAGTTCAGATATTAAACCACTATTTTATAAAGCATCTAAGAATGGTAATTATACTGTTAACCCTGGTTTGAATAGTCCTGGAAGACTAAATGCTTTCCGTAATGTTGGGCGTCTTATAGGAATTTGTTTACAACAAGGAGAAATTCTTcctatattattttctcGTCACATCTTCAAGTACATATTAGATAAACCAATTAATTGGTATGATTTCGCTTTTTATGATCCAGCAATGTTTAATTCTTTGAGATCTCTTGCTTATGATAATAACGAACACTGTGGATTTAGTGATAGTTACTTTAACGATTTAGACATGTCTTTTGTCATTGATTTACCACCAGAAGAAGGAGGATCAACAATTCAACTTAAAGAAGGTGGAATGGATGCTGTTGTTACTAGAGAAAACGTTGCTGAATATATTTACCTTTATGTAAATGCAAGATTACTGGGAAAACATATATTCGCTCTTGAAGCAATAAAACAAGGTGTTTACGATGTGTTGCCAAGAAATGCtcttaacaattttaatccAGAAGATCTCCGATTAATGCTTTGTGGAACTTACGAAATAAATATGACATTAATGCAATCTTCAACATCATTCTTGAATGAAAGTACTGCTGCTCAAGACGATTTAGATTCATTTAAGGAAATGTTTTGGTCTGTCGTTATGAAATTGTCTCGAGAAGAAATGCAGGATCTTCTTTTCTTCTGGACAGGTACACCTACACTCCCATCAAAAAAAGAAGGCTTTCAACCAGCACCTACAGTTATGATTAGACCACCAGAAAATAGTCGTCTTCCTACGGCTAATACGTGCATTTCTCGTTTATACATGCCATTATATTctaataagaaaatattaaagcaACGTCTTTGTCTTGCAATCAAAGCGAAGAATTTTGGTTTTGTTTAA
- a CDS encoding tRNA-splicing endonuclease subunit Sen2, which yields MSNKKQTFNPKFKQWKFRPTMLCYGYLSENGIIITDNSIIDHLTFNGSYGKVIGQRMNFQTLSCFSDGESLIGYNRIAFYLAECLELLTIYSLQNEKLTTDEFWSLCINWDKNFLIDYAVYKFFKEKYWVIRTGLNFGCKYILYKNSPEICHGNAAVYIMPKSTFEKSDFETNASRAQQRLLSNVKKDLIYCYITFLKNDFNINDKECLKFIKVTMKGIKARNS from the exons atgtctaataaaaaacaaacttttaacccaaaatttaaacaatggAAATTTAGACCTACAATGTTATGTTATGGGTATCTTTCAGAAAATGGTATAATAATAACAGATAATTCAATAATTGAtcatttaacatttaatggTTCATATGGAAAAGTTATTGGTCAACGTATGAATTTTCAAACATTATCCTGTTTCTCGGATGGAGAATCATTAATAGGATATAACAGAATt GCTTTCTATTTGGCAGAGTGTTTAgaattattaacaatttattctttacaaaatgaaaaattgaCAACTGATGAATTTTGGAGTTTATGTATTAATTgggataaaaattttttaattgactatgctgtatataaattttttaaagaaaaatattggGTTATACGGACTGGACTTAATTTTGGATGTAAATATA ttttatataaaaattcacCTGAGATATGTCATGGTAATGCAGCTGTCTATATTATGCCTAAATCTACATTTGAAAAATCTGATTTTGAAACAAATGCAAGTAGGGCACAACAACGTCTACTAagtaatgttaaaaaagatttaatttattgttatattacttttcttaaaaatgactttaatataaatgataaagaatgtcttaaatttattaaagttaCTATGAAAGGTATAAAAGCACGAAATTCATGA